One Vigna unguiculata cultivar IT97K-499-35 chromosome 7, ASM411807v1, whole genome shotgun sequence genomic region harbors:
- the LOC114191038 gene encoding tubulin beta-1 chain — MREILHIQGGQCGNQIGAKFWEVVCAEHGIDSTGRYQGNNELQLERVNVYYNEASCGRFVPRAVLMDLEPGTMDSVRSGPYGQIFRPDNFVFGQSGAGNNWAKGHYTEGAELIDSVLDVVRKEAENCDCLQGFQVCHSLGGGTGSGMGTLLISKIREEYPDRMMLTFSVFPSPKVSDTVVEPYNATLSVHQLVENADECMVLDNEALYDICFRTLKLTTPSFGDLNHLISATMSGVTCCLRFPGQLNSDLRKLAVNLIPFPRLHFFMVGFAPLTSRGSQQYRALTVPELTQQMWDAKNMMCAADPRHGRYLTASAMFRGKMSTKEVDEQMINVQNKNSSYFVEWIPNNVKSTVCDIPPTGLKMASTFIGNSTSIQEMFRRVSEQFTAMFRRKAFLHWYTGEGMDEMEFTEAESNMNDLVSEYQQYQDATADDEGDGYEYEDEDEVQEEE, encoded by the exons ATGCGTGAGATTCTTCATATCCAGGGTGGGCAATGCGGGAACCAGATCGGAGCGAAGTTCTGGGAGGTGGTGTGCGCTGAGCACGGGATTGATTCGACGGGGAGGTACCAGGGGAACAATGAGTTGCAACTGGAGCGAGTGAACGTGTACTACAATGAGGCGAGTTGCGGGAGATTTGTCCCCAGGGCGGTGCTCATGGATCTGGAGCCAGGGACCATGGACAGCGTCAGATCTGGACCCTACGGCCAGATTTTCCGCCCGGATAACTTCGTCTTCGGACAGTCCGGCGCCGGAAACAACTGGGCCAAGGGTCACTATACCGAGGGGGCTGAGTTAATTGACTCCGTTCTTGATGTTGTCAGGAAGGAGGCGGAGAACTGCGACTGCCTTCAAG GATTTCAGGTTTGCCACTCTCTCGGTGGTGGAACTGGTTCTGGAATGGGGACACTTTTGATCTCGAAGATCAGGGAAGAGTACCCTGATCGAATGATGCTCACATTTTCCGTGTTCCCATCCCCTAAGGTTTCTGACACTGTTGTTGAGCCATACAATGCAACTCTATCAGTGCACCAGCTCGTTGAGAATGCAGACGAATGCATGGTTTTGGATAACGAAGCTCTCTATGACATCTGCTTCCGTACCCTTAAGCTCACCACTCCAAGCT TTGGAGATCTGAATCACCTAATTTCTGCCACCATGAGTGGTGTAACATGTTGTCTTCGATTCCCTGGACAACTCAACTCGGATCTTCGCAAACTCGCCGTGAATCTCATTCCCTTCCCTCGTCTGCATTTCTTCATGGTAGGGTTTGCCCCGCTCACTTCCCGTGGATCCCAACAGTACAGGGCTCTCACCGTACCCGAATTGACCCAACAAATGTGGGATGCCAAGAACATGATGTGTGCAGCTGATCCTCGCCATGGTCGTTACTTGACAGCTTCTGCAATGTTCCGTGGTAAGATGAGCACGAAGGAGGTCGACGAGCAGATGATTAATGTCCAGAACAAGAACTCATCCTACTTTGTGGAGTGGATCCCCAACAATGTGAAATCCACTGTTTGTGATATCCCCCCAACTGGGCTGAAAATGGCATCAACCTTTATCGGGAATTCTACATCTATCCAGGAAATGTTCAGGAGGGTGAGTGAGCAATTCACGGCTATGTTCCGCAGAAAGGCTTTCTTGCACTGGTACACGGGAGAGGGTATGGATGAAATGGAGTTTACTGAGGCTGAGAGCAACATGAATGACCTTGTATCGGAGTACCAGCAATACCAAGATGCAACTGCGGATGATGAGGGTGATGGTTATGAATATGAAGACGAAGATGAGGTTCAGGAAGAGGAGTAG